A single region of the Vicia villosa cultivar HV-30 ecotype Madison, WI linkage group LG4, Vvil1.0, whole genome shotgun sequence genome encodes:
- the LOC131597432 gene encoding uncharacterized protein LOC131597432 yields MEYLNRVLLDVRNNRTFKFHPKCAKLLITNLCFANDILLFAKGDTDSVRILMSKIKAFSTATGLTISIPKSKVYCGGVDETICKNILEATGFGRGSLPFKYLGVPLDSKKLTINSCKPLIDRMLSRINHWSAKLLSYAGRMLLVKSVMFAIANYWMQVFLLPKKVLQHIESLCKRFLWTSKEDMSRKAPISWDQESVTHLCFECDQTKYVWTHMFEWLATQKKPLNGRVDIDWFIHMTKG; encoded by the exons ATGGAATACTTGAATAGAGTGTTGTTGGATGTTCGCAATAACCGCACCTTTAAATTCCACCCTAAATGTGCTAAGTTACTGATTACTAACCTTTGTTTCGCAAATGATATTTTGCTGTTTGCTAAGGGGGATACAGATTCGGTCAGGATTCTGATGAGTAAGATTAAAGCCTTCTCAACAGCCACGGGCCTGACCATTAGTATCCCAAAGAGCAAAGTGTATTGTGGGGGAGTGGATGAAACCATATGTAAGAACATCTTGGAGGCTACTGGTTTTGGTCGCGGATCCTTGCCATTTAAATACCTTGGGGTACCCCTGGATAGTAAAAAGCTAACAATTAATAGCTGCAAACCACTCATTGACAGAATGCTGAGCAGAATCAATCATTGGAGTGCCAAACTCTTATCGTATGCCGGCAGGATGCTGCTTGTGAAATCTGTCATGTTTGCCATCGCCAATTACTGGATGCAGGTTTTTCTCCTTCCCAAAAAGGTTCTCCAGCACATTGAGAGCCTGTGCAAGCGGTTCTTATGGACGAGCAAAGAGGATATGAGTAGAAAAGCTCCCATTTCTTGGGACCAA GAAAGTGTTACTCACCTCTGTTTTGAATGTGATCAGACTAAATATGTTTGGACTCATATGTTTGAATGGTTGGCGACTCAGAAAAAACCGTTGAATGGAAGGGTCGACATTGATTGGTTTATACATATGACAAAAG GCTAA